The genomic DNA taaatttatcatttcctataATTTTAAGTTTATAGAATAAATGGTGATATATATAACAGTTTTTAGTGCATGTCAACTATAATTGTATACAATATATAACAATGTTATACATAGTGATccaattacaatcaaatctctTAAATCAATACAATCAAATCCCATAACATAGGATaatcaaatatactctaaaatgCATTATTTCCGCAACCTATATATGACAGTAGAtatcaatatataataatgcATGTTTGTTTTCCACTCCATAGGTTTATGCTCTGTCAAGGGATGGGGGAGTTCCATTTTCACGTATCTGGATAAAAATACATCCAAAGCACAAGGTTCCAATAAATGCAGTGTGGTTGTGTGCTGTCATTACCATTATCATGGGACTTCCCATCTTGAAACTCAATGTGGTTTACACCGCCATCATTTCAATTAGCACCATTGGATGGGTGGGGGGCTATGCTGTCCCAATTTTCGCAAGGCTGGTAATGGATGAGAAGAAATTTAAGCCAGGTCCCTTCTATTTGGGTAGAGCAAGCAGGCCAGTTTGCTTGATAGCTTTCCTGTATATATGTTATACATGCTCTGTCTTCTTATTGCCAACTTTTTATCCTCTCAAATGGGATACTTTCAACTATGCACCTGTAGCCGTTTCTGCAGCATTGACACTGATAATGCTCTGGTGGGTCTTGGATGCAAGGAAATGGTTCAAGGGACCAGTAAAGAATATTGACGTTTAGAATTGTTCTATCTTTGTCTCTTCAAAGCATataaagacaaagaaaaaacaagaaagttgTAATAAAAGAGAAGCATATTCATCATCTTAAATAACTTTCTTACAATTAGTTTGCTCTTTGCAATATATGTTGAATAGAGCAATAAAAGTGAGCTTTATACTCAGCTGCATGTACATATGATTTGTGTCAAGACTCGAGATGTAGAAGTTGCAGGATAGGAAGAAGACTCAAGATCTAACTCGATCAGAGACAAATGTAATGTCAGCTTAACATCATTCATGCTGccttttttgtgttgtttgggTTACCTTCTCCTAGCCTTTTTGTACATGGACGGATCTGAAAGCAGAGACTTTTGTAACCGGTGTTTGTTCCTTGTCAATAGATCTCGTTCGGTTTTTGGCAATGCTTCCCCCTGCGACAACTACTTAACAGTGGCAATTGCCTGTACTGTATATATAGGGCTTTTAATGAAGTCATTTTGTCCTTGTATAACGCTTCATGTGGCCCATAGAAAGGCCTAGATCCTTTTTTGTTCTATTGCCTACTGTTTGTTTCTATTACCACTTTTGTATTGCCTTTCCCGTTTGAATTTTGTTGTTGAGGAGTCTATCTCGTTTCTTTTGTGTTCTTccctgaagaaaaaaaaaaaaaaatcatgtagtGATAAGGCTAGAGAGTAGTGTTTGCAATTAATCGAAATCAACATCAACTAAAGTATACGTACATATTAATACATGTTTGATATCTAAGTCTCCAAACATATCctaatttatacataaaaacatacaaaatattaaaGTCTGGGGCCTCTCCAAACATATTCTAATTCAAACATAAGAACATACACAATATCAAAGTCAACCCCCTTTTTTCtgtgtaaaagaaaaaaaaagggttgactTTTCATGGAACTTAGCtctttcccatatatatatatatatatatagtgcattAACCAAGTCTAGTACGTACTAGCTAAAATCAAGTTTTATGTCCAGACAAAATCTAGTTGACTTTGCATACCCTTCTTTGGCTCCAATTTGTTTTTCCAAATAAGTAAATTTGGACAAGTAATTGGCACTTCTACTTCTACTTCTCCCTCCCTtctcaacatatatattttggtagttaACACCATCTACTATTGATCTACACATACGGCTTTTAGACAGGTGTATCCAACAGCCATGGAAATGGATTCTGGAGAAAAGCGTCTCAATGAGCTTGGATACAAGCAAGAACTCAGAAGagaaatggtatatatatatatatatataagtgtgtCAATCTTTGATATGTTTTAAGGattagtactatatatatatatccagaaCTTGTTCATTTGTTTCCTCTCGCTTTCTGGGAATTAAATTGCAGAGTTTGTTTAAGACATTCGCAATAACTTTTTCGACCATGTCATTTTTTTCTGGAACTCCACTGTACGGCCCTAGCCTACTTTATGCTGGCCCTGCAAGCTTGATATGGGGTTATGTTGCCGTTACATTCTTCACCTGGTTTGTTGGTTTCGCCATGGCTGAGATATGCTCCTCGTTTCCAGtatgctttcttcttcttcatgttcttgttcttgttcttctttatgtttttgctttctcctttaatgttttgtataatTGTATATACACTCTTTATCCTAACATAGatgttttgtttgaaaatatcatGTCCATGTATAAATAACAACATAATAATGTTCTTAAAtacctttaatttttattgaacatGGACAAACGAAGTCAATATGAAAGGTTTTTAGGATGTTTATGGGACAGTACATATGTAGAACaatgtttcaagaaaaaaaaaaaaaatagaaacttgaGTACTACTTCAGGTAAGATGATATCTGACTAAAAGATATTTTAGAATGCTTTGGGAAATCTGATAATTTGGcaaatgataaaagaaatttaGGTTGCTTTTGGGAAAGGCTATAGTTGGAACCAATATTAGCCTGTTCATATTATAGTAGGTTTGTTtcgatataaaatattttggacaaagttttcttataaactcggttggaggaatttccttcaacctagtttataaaagtgacacatgtccatttttttttaataacatgtgagatgcacataagtttttaataaaatttatttcaactttgtctctactattaaaaaaacatatgcatctcacatgctcaagacacatgtcatttttatagactaagttgaagAAAAACATAATGAACCAACATAAAACATAGGCAATGGTGGAGACCACCAATGTTGGGAGCTTACAAGGTGAATTGGGATGCAGGGATTAATCCTAGACTAGCATGTATGGGAGTTGGTGTGGTTATCAGGGATCATTTAGGACAGGTGTGTGCAGCGCAAAGCAAAAGTATTAAAGGGGCCTTTGAACCTACTACAGCAGAAGCTATTGCGGCCTGTCATGCAGTGGATTTATGTAAAGATCTTGGGCTACCTTCAGTAGAGTTGGAGGGTGACTCAATGATAATTGTTAAGGCCATTACAAGTCTGGAGTTGAATGGAGCGAGTTATGGGCATATAGTGGAAGATATAAAAGAAGTTATGAGAACTTTGAGGAGTTGGACTATCCACCATGTTCCAAGagaccaatttttgtttttttgaagagTTATTATTTATGTTAACGGCTAATtgcttttgaaggcggttagaaaaaaccgctaactgcctaggccttttttaggttttaaaaaaaatcgttaacCGCCTTCTAcctatattatataatatattatatttatatataaaaatacatttttaaatttttttatttaaaaaaagagttagcggttaataacctaTTAACTGGTTAACCGTCTAAACGattagtagattttactaaccgctttttcaaccCTATTTTTTGTAACACTCTTGATATGGCTGTGGAAACATTTACAATACAGACTACTGGCTCCCTTTATTTTTGGGCTGCCCATTTGGCTGGACCCCGATGGGGGCCATTTGCATCGTGGTGCTGCGCTTGGTTAGAAACCATTGGTGTCGTTTCTGGAATTGGCACACAGGTACTGCAACTATTTTCGagctcattttttctttcttgtttccaGAAAATGTTTGCTTCACCAGaaagtttcattttctttttcgctTTTTGATTGTTATTAGCTAGGCATACGCAGGAGCACAGGCATTGCAGATGATAATTCTTTTGTCCACTGGGACAAACAAGGGTGGAGGCTACTTCGTACCACGGAGTGTatttgtttctatatatatttgcctAACCCTCATATGGGCAGTGCTCAATTCCTTTGCATTACAAGTCGTAGCATTTCTCGACGTAATTTCTGTATGGTGGCAGGTGTGTTTTTTTAACCAAGTacataaattaaatagttaaaaatgaaaaaccattTGTTTGTAAATAGGACCTCTCTGAAATTTATGTCCAGACAACTTCTGGGTGTCCAGACATGTCGTCTGAAATGAAGTCTCTTGAAATCCTGTCCAGACACGTCTTCTGGCTGTTTGGACATGTCTTCTGAAATGAAGTCCCTAGAAACGGTGTCCAGACATGCTCACACGGTCACACCCTATCCGGACACATCAGTCATTGTGGATTGCTCCTAGAATTGCTGTCCGGACCTGTCTTCTGGGTGTTTGGACACACTAGACTGAAACTTCAATTCTTCATGTGAAACCTCATTTTCAAATGATACAAACATAACGAATGAGCCAAGCCAaactaacaacaaaaaaaaaaacatccttCATCTTTGTGAACACtctaaaatgtgtttttttccttataaatttgaaagaataaataaataaccttcATGACTAATTAATGATCAAGATTTCATCAGCTGACATGTCATGAAAAGCATGCAGGtgatgggtggattcattgtaATTATAGGTCTTCCTCTGATAGCAAGCTCGACACAATCAGCATCCTATGTGTTCACTCATTTTGAAACATCTCCCGAGTCAACTGGAATACACAGTAAACCTTATGCAATGATCCTGTCAGTACTTCTAAGCCAATACTGTTTGTATGGCTATGACTCTGCAGCCCATCTAACTGAGGAAACAAAAGGTGCAGACCGAACTGGTCCGCTGGCCATTCTTTCTAGTATAGGAATCACTTCAGCCTTTGGATGGGCTTATCTTTTAGCTCTTACTTTCAGCAtccaggtatatatatattaaagtatttggtttttgtttcaaTAGAGCATTAAGTTTGATGCTAAGCAATAATTGATAATGCAGGATCCAGCCTATTTATATGACCCAAACAATGAGACAGCCGGTGCATTCGTGCCAGCACAGATAATTTATGATGCATTTTATCGAAGGTATCACAGTGGCACTGGAGCCATCATTTTCCTCTGCATCATTTGGGGAGCTTTCTTCTTTTGTGGACTCTCCAACCTAACTAGTGCTGCTAGAGTAGTAAGCAAACTGAAAAatctgtctctccctctctgacattatattaacaataataatgcaAATATATTTTCCACCCCTAGGTTTATGCTCTGTCAAGGGATGGAGGAGTTCCATTTTCACGTATCTGGATAAAAATACATCCAAAGCACAAGGTTCCAACAAATGCAGTGTGGTTGTGTGCAGCCATTACCATTATCATTGGACTTCCCATCTTGAAACTCAATGTGGTTTACACCGCCATCATTTCAATTAGCACCATTGGATGGGTGGGAGGCTATGCTGTCCCAATTTTCGCAAGGCTGGTGATGGATGAGAAGAATTTTAAGCCAGGTCCCTTCTATTTGGGTAGAGCAAGCAGGCCAGTTTGCTTGATAgctttcctatatatatgttatacatGCTGTGTCTTTTTGTTGCCAAATCTTTATCCTCTCCGATGGGATACTTTCAACTATGCACCTGTAGCCGTTTNNNNNNNNNNNNNNNNNNNNNNNNNNNNNNNNNNNNNNNNNNNNNNNNNNNNNNNNNNNNNNNNNNNNNNNNNNNNNNNNNNNNNNNNNNNNNNNNNNNNGTTTGTTTTCCACTCCATAGGTTTATGCTCTGTCAAGGGATGGGGGAGTTCCATTTTCACGTATCTGGATAAAAATACATCCAAAGCACAAGGTTCCAATAAATGCAGTGTGGTTGTGTGCTGTCATTACCATTATCATGGGACTTCCCATCTTGAAACTCAATGTGGTTTACACCGCCATCATTTCAATTAGCACCATTGGATGGGTGGGGGGCTATGCTGTCCCAATTTTCGCAAGGCTGGTAATGGATGAGAAGAAATTTAAGCCAGGTCCCTTCTATTTGGGTAGAGCAAGCAGGCCAGTTTGCTTGATAGCTTTCCTGTATATATGTTATACATGCTCTGTCTTCTTATTGCCAACTTTTTATCCTCTCAAATGGGATACTTTCAACTATGCACCTGTAGCCGTTTCTGCAGCATTGACACTGATAATGCTCTGGTGGGTCTTGGATGCAAGGAAATGGTTCAAGGGACCAGTAAAGAATATTGACGTTTAGAATTGTTCTATCTTTGTCTCTTCAAAGCATataaagacaaagaaaaaacaagaaagttgTAATAAAAGAGAAGCATATTCATCATCTTAAATAACTTTCTTACAATTAGTTTGCTCTTTGCAATATATGTTGAATAGAGCAATAAAAGTGAGCTTTATACTCAGCTGCATGTACATATGATTTGTGTCAAGACTCGAGATGTAGAAGTTGCAGGATAGGAAGAAGACTCAAGATCTAACTCGATCAGAGACAAATGTAATGTCAGCTTAACATCATTCATGCTGccttttttgtgttgtttgggTTACCTTCTCCTAGCCTTTTTGTACATGGACGGATCTGAAAGCAGAGACTTTTGTAACCGGTGTTTGTTCCTTGTCAATAGATCTCGTTCGGTTTTTGGCAATGCTTCCCCCTGCGACAACTACTTAACAGTGGCAATTGCCTGTACTGTATATATAGGGCTTTTAATGAAGTCATTTTGTCCTTGTATAACGCTTCATGTGGCCCATAGAAAGGCCTAGATCCTTTTTTGTTCTATTGCCTACTGTTTGTTTCTATTACCACTTTTGTATTGCCTTTCCCGTTTGAATTTTGTTGTTGAGGAGTCTATCTCGTTTCTTTTGTGTTCTTccctgaagaaaaaaaaaaaaaaatcatgtagtGATAAGGCTAGAGAGTAGTGTTTGCAATTAATCGAAATCAACATCAACTAAAGTATACGTACATATTAATACATGTTTGATATCTAAGTCTCCAAACATATCctaatttatacataaaaacatacaaaatattaaaGTCTGGGGCCTCTCCAAACATATTCTAATTCAAACATAAGAACATACACAATATCAAAGTCAACCCCCTTTTTTCtgtgtaaaagaaaaaaaaagggttgactTTTCATGGAACTTAGCtctttcccatatatatatatatatatatagtgcattAACCAAGTCTAGTACGTACTAGCTAAAATCAAGTTTTATGTCCAGACAAAATCTAGTTGACTTTGCATACCCTTCTTTGGCTCCAATTTGTTTTTCCAAATAAGTAAATTTGGACAAGTAATTGGCACTTCTACTTCTACTTCTCCCTCCCTtctcaacatatatattttggtagttaACACCATCTACTATTGATCTACACATACGGCTTTTAGACAGGTGTATCCAACAGCCATGGAAATGGATTCTGGAGAAAAGCGTCTCAATGAGCTTGGATACAAGCAAGAACTCAGAAGagaaatggtatatatatatatatatataagtgtgtCAATCTTTGATATGTTTTAAGGattagta from Corylus avellana chromosome ca6, CavTom2PMs-1.0 includes the following:
- the LOC132185784 gene encoding amino-acid permease BAT1 homolog, with translation MEMDSGEKRLNELGYKQELRREMSLFKTFAITFSTMSFFSGTPLYGPSLLYAGPASLIWGYVAVTFFTWFVGFAMAEICSSFPTTGSLYFWAAHLAGPRWGPFASWCCAWLETIGVVSGIGTQAYAGAQALQMIILLSTGTNKGGGYFVPRSVFVSIYICLTLIWAVLNSFALQVVAFLDVISVWWQVMGGFIVIIGLPLIASSTQSASYVFTHFETSPESTGIHSKPYAMILSVLLSQYCLYGYDSAAHLTEETKGADRTGPLAILSSIGITSAFGWAYLLALTFSIQDPAYLYDPNNETAGAFVPAQIIYDAFYRRYHSGTGAIIFLCIIWGAFFFCGLSNLTSAARVVYALSRDGGVPFSRIWIKIHPKHKVPINAVWLCAVITIIMGLPILKLNVVYTAIISISTIGWVGGYAVPIFARLVMDEKKFKPGPFYLGRASRPVCLIAFLYICYTCSVFLLPTFYPLKWDTFNYAPVAVSAALTLIMLWWVLDARKWFKGPVKNIDV